Proteins co-encoded in one Metabacillus sp. KUDC1714 genomic window:
- a CDS encoding MBL fold metallo-hydrolase — translation MNIQQIRNATIVVEYTGKKFLIDPFLAEKGTYPPFPNSLRQDQNNPLVSLPTSIDTIINNVDAVILTHLHLDHWDDTAKEVLPKEIKIFVQNEEDAKEVRNAGFQNVVVLQEDTVFEGIQLVKTKGEHGRGEILKFAGLVCGVVFKHTSEKTLYVAGDTVWYDGIQEEINSHKPDIIVVNGGDNQFLQGGSLVMGKDDIYEVHKAAPYAKIISVHMEAVNHWTLSREELKSFIEEKGISSHVLVPEDGQSYTF, via the coding sequence ATGAATATACAACAAATTCGAAATGCAACAATTGTTGTCGAATATACAGGTAAGAAGTTTTTAATTGATCCATTTTTAGCAGAGAAGGGGACTTATCCACCTTTCCCAAATTCTTTAAGACAAGATCAAAATAATCCTTTAGTTAGCTTACCAACATCAATTGATACTATTATTAATAATGTTGATGCAGTAATTTTAACTCATTTACATTTAGACCATTGGGATGATACGGCCAAAGAGGTATTGCCAAAAGAGATCAAAATATTTGTCCAAAATGAAGAAGATGCGAAAGAAGTAAGAAACGCTGGTTTTCAAAATGTAGTGGTTCTACAAGAAGATACAGTCTTTGAAGGTATCCAATTAGTAAAAACGAAAGGTGAACACGGAAGAGGAGAAATTTTAAAATTTGCTGGTTTAGTGTGTGGCGTTGTCTTCAAACACACAAGTGAAAAAACGTTATATGTGGCTGGAGATACGGTATGGTATGATGGAATCCAAGAAGAGATCAATTCACATAAGCCAGATATCATTGTTGTAAATGGCGGAGATAATCAATTCCTTCAAGGCGGTTCTTTAGTAATGGGGAAAGATGACATCTATGAAGTGCATAAGGCTGCTCCTTACGCAAAAATCATTTCTGTCCATATGGAAGCTGTTAACCATTGGACATTATCCCGAGAAGAATTAAAAAGCTTCATTGAGGAAAAAGGAATCTCTTCACATGTGTTAGTGCCAGAAGACGGGCAATCATA
- a CDS encoding Lrp/AsnC family transcriptional regulator, which produces MLDNTDMQILDELSKNSRITMKELGEKVHLTGPATSARVVKLEDSGIIEGYTIKVNQVKLGYFIHSFINIFTKSAHHQPYLSFIKTQEQYIINNYKISGDGCYLLECKFPSNEILDQFLEGLNEHVNYKLTIVINK; this is translated from the coding sequence ATGTTAGATAACACGGATATGCAAATCTTAGATGAACTATCCAAGAACAGTCGGATAACAATGAAAGAATTGGGCGAGAAAGTCCATTTGACTGGACCGGCTACTTCAGCTAGAGTGGTGAAATTAGAGGATAGTGGAATTATTGAGGGTTATACAATTAAAGTCAACCAAGTCAAATTAGGTTATTTTATACATTCTTTTATTAATATATTTACAAAAAGCGCCCATCATCAACCTTATCTGTCGTTCATAAAAACACAAGAACAATACATCATAAATAACTATAAAATCAGTGGGGATGGTTGTTATCTTCTTGAGTGCAAATTTCCATCTAATGAAATATTGGATCAGTTTTTGGAAGGGTTAAATGAGCATGTAAATTATAAATTAACGATTGTAATTAACAAATAG